The window CCATGGCGAAGATGCAGGTGAACATCGAGGTCGGGATGCCCAGGGCGCGCTGCACGATGCCCGAGTAGAAGTCGACGTTCGGGTACAGCTTGCGGGAGACGAAGTATTCGTCTTCCAGCGCGATCTTTTCCAGCTCCATGGCCAGCTTGAACAGCGGGTCGTCGTGCAGGCCCAGTTCGTTCAGGACTTCGTAGCAGGTTTCGCGCATCAGCTTGGCGCGCGGGTCGTAGTTCTTGTAGACGCGGTGACCGAAGCCCATCAGCTTCACGCCCGAGTTCTTGTCCTTCACTTGCTTGATGAACTCGGGGATCTTGTCCACGGAACCGATCTGTTCCAGCATGTTCAGTGCGGCTTCGTTGGCGCCGCCGTGAGCGGGGCCCCACAGGCAGGCGATACCGGCGGCGATACATGCGAACGGGTTGGCGCCGGAGGAGCCGGCCAGACGCACGGTCGAGGTCGAGGCGTTCTGTTCGTGGTCGGCGTGCAGGATCAGGATGCGGTCCAGCGCGCGCACCAGGACTTCATTGACCTGATACTCTTCGCACGGGTTGGCGAACATCATGCGCATGAAGTTGGCGGTGTAGGACAGGTCGTTGCGCGGATACACGAACGGCTGGCCGATGCTGTACTTGTAGGCCATGGCCACCAGGGTCGGCAGCTTGGCGATCATGCGGATGGCCGACACTTCGCGGTGGTTGGCGTTGGAGATGTCCAGCGAGTCGTGGTAGAAGGCCGACAGCGCGCCCACCGAACCCGTCAGCACGGCCATCGGGTGCGCATCGCGACGGAAGCCACGGAAGAAGAAGTTCATCTGCTCGTGGACCATGGTGTGCTGGGTCACGGTGTTGACGAAGACCTTCTTTTGCTCGGCATTGGGCAGCTCACCGTGCAGCAACAGGTAGCAGGATTCCAGGAAGTCGCAGTTCACCGCCAGCTGTTCGATCGGATAGCCACGGTACAGCAGCTCACCCTTGTCGCCATCGATGTAGGTGATGGAGGAGTTGCAGGAAGCCGTCGACATGAAGCCCGGGTCGTAGGTGAACTTGCCGGTGGCGCCGTAGAGCTTGCGGATATCGATCACATCAGGACCGATGCTGCCCTTGTAGACAGGAAAATCTACGGACGGAGACCCGTCGGAGAACGACAGGGTAGCTTTGATATCGGTGTTGGACATAGCTTTTCCTTTTGCTGGGATGGTGAAACCGTTAATCAAACGCCGCGACCGCAAGCCGGGCGGCATCATGGTTCGGATGCGCCGGGTGGCGAGATGGAACAGGCCGCGATCGGGCAAATCGGTCTGGCTTGTGGCCAGGCGCAACAAATAGGCAACAATCAGGCAAGAATCAGGCAGTACGCAGTTTCTTCAGCAACGCATGCACCTGGGGCAGATCAACCGCCGCCTCGGGCTCCTTGCGGGCCAGCAGCAAGTCCATCAGGTCATTATCGGTCAGGTCCATCAGGCGCGAGAATGCATCAACCTCGTCGTCGCTCATCTGCGCCTCATGGGCGTCGAGATAGCGTGTCAGGATCAGGTCGTTCTCCAGCAGCCCGCGGCGCGCACGCCAGCGCAGTCTTGCGCGTTTGGCCGGATCATCCTGGTGACGTTCAGCAGTCATGAACTCGCTCATTTCTTGTGTCTTCTCTTTCACATCAACCGGACCGGCACAGACCGGACCGGCCGCGGGGAGCCCTACTGCCCTGCTCCCCGCTGCGGC is drawn from Herbaspirillum seropedicae and contains these coding sequences:
- the gltA gene encoding citrate synthase, with amino-acid sequence MSNTDIKATLSFSDGSPSVDFPVYKGSIGPDVIDIRKLYGATGKFTYDPGFMSTASCNSSITYIDGDKGELLYRGYPIEQLAVNCDFLESCYLLLHGELPNAEQKKVFVNTVTQHTMVHEQMNFFFRGFRRDAHPMAVLTGSVGALSAFYHDSLDISNANHREVSAIRMIAKLPTLVAMAYKYSIGQPFVYPRNDLSYTANFMRMMFANPCEEYQVNEVLVRALDRILILHADHEQNASTSTVRLAGSSGANPFACIAAGIACLWGPAHGGANEAALNMLEQIGSVDKIPEFIKQVKDKNSGVKLMGFGHRVYKNYDPRAKLMRETCYEVLNELGLHDDPLFKLAMELEKIALEDEYFVSRKLYPNVDFYSGIVQRALGIPTSMFTCIFAMARTIGWIAQWNEMISDPEQKIGRPRQLFVGSPRRDVPPIDKR
- a CDS encoding succinate dehydrogenase assembly factor 2; the protein is MSEFMTAERHQDDPAKRARLRWRARRGLLENDLILTRYLDAHEAQMSDDEVDAFSRLMDLTDNDLMDLLLARKEPEAAVDLPQVHALLKKLRTA